One window of the Sulfurimonas crateris genome contains the following:
- a CDS encoding HP0268 family nuclease has translation MDLKFARTDITVKPKKAELEKIEAALEKQESAIFYFDRENSHKDLLELQDYFEAKGKSFYMNEVKYGLADNEYMYQVHIIN, from the coding sequence ATGGATTTAAAGTTTGCAAGAACAGATATTACGGTAAAACCTAAAAAAGCGGAACTAGAAAAGATAGAGGCTGCGTTAGAGAAGCAGGAGAGCGCAATCTTTTACTTTGACAGAGAAAATTCACACAAAGATCTTTTAGAGCTTCAGGACTATTTTGAGGCAAAAGGAAAAAGTTTTTATATGAACGAAGTTAAATACGGACTTGCAGATAACGAGTATATGTACCAAGTTCACATCATAAACTAA